The proteins below come from a single Gordonia sp. X0973 genomic window:
- a CDS encoding CopG family transcriptional regulator, protein MSDAFQAGEWRPVGEPVVGPGAFVKLKEGRPAGRREAGGNTPTTSVRLPQDIRDALDAQAAEERVKPAEIIRRALVEYLERHVEAS, encoded by the coding sequence ATGTCGGACGCGTTTCAAGCAGGGGAGTGGCGTCCGGTGGGTGAACCCGTCGTGGGTCCGGGAGCATTCGTGAAGCTCAAGGAAGGGCGGCCCGCGGGGCGTCGTGAGGCTGGTGGAAACACGCCTACGACTTCGGTCCGTCTACCCCAGGACATCCGCGACGCGCTGGACGCGCAGGCGGCCGAGGAACGCGTCAAACCCGCCGAGATCATTCGTCGCGCCCTCGTCGAATACCTCGAACGGCACGTGGAGGCCTCGTAG